One window of the Sciurus carolinensis chromosome 8, mSciCar1.2, whole genome shotgun sequence genome contains the following:
- the LOC124991530 gene encoding translation initiation factor IF-2-like: MLASEITSEPLIRGETRARPRLGKGLQALSTRPVDSTGSSPRRPGLGPARPRAHPVHLQCGAPAPRSPGSPPASPGERARARAVRPAAGPQPRRAPPGCAGVAATAPLGSPRGRGRDRCPPRAEWKAEQSPQLPRRQAAPRLGAVLRAGGGGGGGPRPMGGAGGGAGPCGGAGGGQRAPPARRISRVAGSARRGAPWEPAAPGRAALTRRAGAAPARRRARGGRGASLSGDEERVAHPAPKPAAAGRLHCLTAPGRPCPDLQIQETHPSEREENCFLRIIKEDWHATRVGNSQEQDSPYLSQGACSP, translated from the exons ATGCTCGCTTCGGAAATCACAAGCGAACCGTTAATTCGGGGTGAAACCCGAGCTCGCCCCAGGCTTGGCAAAGGGCTGCAAG CTCTTTCTACCCGCCCGGTGGATTCCACGGGCTCCTCCCCCAGGCGCCCCGGACTCGGCCCGGCCCGGCCCAGGGCGCACCCGGTGCACCTGCAATGCGGCGCCCCGGCCCCACGATCCCCCGGCTCTCCTCCCGCGTCGCCCGGCGAGCGAGCCAGGGCGCGGGCCGTTCGGCCTGCAGCGGGCCCGCAGCCCCGCAGGGCGCCCCCGGGTTGCGCGGGGGTCGCGGCCACTGCCCCGCTTGGTTCCCCGCGCGGTCGCGGCCGGGACCGCTGCCCGCCGCGGGCCGAGTGGAAGGCCGAGCAGAGCCCGCAGCTGCCGCGCCGCCAG GCGGCTCCCCGGCTCGGCGCGGTCCTccgggcgggcggcggcggcggcgggggcccGCGGCCCATGGGCGGGGCGGGCGGCGGGGCCGGGCCCTGCGGCGGCGCCGGGGGAGGTCAGCGGGCGCCGCCCGCCCGGCGCATCTCCCGGGTCGCGGGGAGCGCTCGCCGCGGTGCACCCTGGGAGCCGGCCGCGCCAGGCCGGGCCGCGCTGACCCGGCGGGCGGGCGCGGCGCCGGCGCGGCGGCGGGCT CGCGGAGGCCGCGGAGCATCGCTCTCCGGTGATGAGGAGCGCGTCGCGCACCCGGCGCCGAAGCCAGCCGCCGCCGGACGCCTCCATTGTTTGACCGCGCCAGGCCGGCCCTGCCCAG ACCTGCAAATCCAAGAGACACATCCCTCTGAAAGAGAAGAGAACTGCTTCCTCAGGATCATAAAAG AAGACTGGCACGCTACCCGTGTAGGGAATTCCCAGGAGCAAGACTCACCATACCTGAGCCAAGGAGCCTGCTCACCATAG